Proteins encoded in a region of the Nicotiana tomentosiformis chromosome 9, ASM39032v3, whole genome shotgun sequence genome:
- the LOC104089421 gene encoding uncharacterized protein: protein MLVPVPFDGMWYRSWRRSVLRALSVKNKLGFINGECRKPSPNSAQFCQWERCDDMVTSWILNSLAKDISDSVEYVNDSVELWMELEDRYDQTNGAKLYQIQKEINNLVQGSLDITAYYTRMKRLWE from the coding sequence ATGTTAGTACCGGTTCCATTCGATGGAATGTGGTATAGATCTTGGAGAAGAAGTGTATTACGAGCTCTGTCAGTCAAGAACAAGCTAGGGTTCATAAATGGGGAATGTAGGAAACCTAGCCCTAATTCAGCTCAATTTTGCCAATGGGAAAGATGTGACGATATGGTGACCTCCTGGATTCTCAATTCCCTCGCAAAGGATATTTCTGATAGCGTTGAGTATGTAAATGACTCTGTCGAGTTATGGATGGAGCTGGAAGACCGATATGATCAAACAAATGGAGCAAAGTTATATCAGATCCAAAAAGAGATCAACAACCTTGTTCAGGGCTCATTGGATATCACTGCCTACTACACACGAATGAAGAGATTGTGGGAATAA
- the LOC138899527 gene encoding uncharacterized protein, whose product MHKAEHDRCLIQFLMGLNEIYTIVRGSILMMKPLPSLAQVFSLLIQEEKQREFSPSNQLNLESTSLHVNATPTQHQSPFGARNFKTHYTSNNRGLPFCDYCKRPGHTKEKYYKLHGGKGVVANVHGVPTDFLHEREDDSVAHDENQNVNLTREQTALSNITTLPYTLLISLPNGYRVKAPLVKRPQVIGSSSEELYYMCSRCLKGKSTFSNLDVSGSCCNYFSTTSVNSEGCRSPTHSYHLSSNVNTFTHNNKNESSVVFDKYDVNLLWHNRLGHVPFVKMKRISSILVPFSPQTTIYLFNLPHS is encoded by the exons ATGCACAAAGCAGAACACGATCGATGTCTCATCCAGTTTTTGATGGGCCTAAATGAGATCTATACAATAGTGCGAGGAAGCATCTTGATGATGAAACCCCTGCCATCTTTAGCACAAGTTTTTTCTCTCCTGATACAAGAAGAGAAACAAAGGGAGTTCAGTCCAAGTAATCAACTGAACCTTGAGTCTACTTCATTACATGTGAATGCTACACCTACACAACACCAAAGTCCATTTGGAGCTAGGAATTTCAAGACACATTACACTTCGAACAACAGAGGTCTCCCATTCTGTGACTATTGCAAGAGACCTGGTCACACAAAGGAAAAATATTACAAGTTACATGG AGGAAAAGGAGTTGTGGCAAATGTACATGGAGTTCCAACTGATTTTCTTCATGAGAGGGAAGATGATTCAGTAGCACATGATGAGAATCAAAATGTCAACCTAACAAGGGAGCA GACTGCACTTAGCAACATCACTACTCTACCATATACCTTATTGATTAGCCTACCAAATGGATATAGGGTGAAG GCCCCTTTAGTGAAGAGACCTCAAGTGATTGGTAGTAGCAGTGAGGAACTGTACTATATGTGTTCCAGATGTCTAAAGGGTAAAAGCACTTTCTCAAATCTTGATGTATCTGGTTCTTGTTGCAACTATTTTTCCACTACTAGTGTAAATAGTGAAGGCTGCAGAAGTCCTACTCATTCATATCATCTTTCATCAAATGTAAATACATTCACTCACAATAATAAGAATGAGTCCTCAGTTGTTTTTGATAAGTATGATGTAAATCTCTTGTGGCACAATAGGCTTGGTCATGTTCCTTTTGTCAAAATGAAGAGAATATCCTCCATACTTGTACCTTTCTCACCCCAGACAACCATTTATTTGTTCAATTTGCCCCATAGCTAG